A single Chloroflexota bacterium DNA region contains:
- a CDS encoding diacylglycerol kinase family protein, which produces MVGASLKAFVRSFRFAVAGITHTVRSQRNMRVHLLAGAIVAVVGIWLGLSAIEWAIVALTIGMVFAAETMNTVAESIVDLASPGYHPLAKIAKDAAAGAVLLTALAGIGVGAAIFLPHLWALWAR; this is translated from the coding sequence ATGGTGGGCGCCTCATTAAAGGCATTTGTACGCAGCTTTCGCTTCGCGGTCGCGGGCATCACGCACACCGTGCGCTCGCAGCGCAACATGCGCGTGCATTTGCTGGCCGGCGCCATCGTCGCGGTCGTCGGCATCTGGCTCGGGCTCAGCGCCATCGAGTGGGCCATTGTCGCGCTGACGATCGGCATGGTGTTCGCCGCCGAAACGATGAACACGGTCGCCGAAAGCATCGTGGACCTGGCCAGCCCCGGCTATCACCCGCTCGCCAAGATCGCCAAAGACGCCGCGGCGGGCGCGGTGCTGCTGACGGCACTGGCCGGCATCGGTGTGGGCGCGGCGATCTTTCTGCCGCACCTGTGGGCGCTCTGGGCACGCTAG
- the ybeY gene encoding rRNA maturation RNase YbeY, producing the protein MPDRHIRLAARRALLAARRRGRFALSVAFVSDDAIRRLNARYAGDDYVTDVLSFPSLEGISFFAPAPTADTQLGDIIVALPQAARQARAAGHALIREVELLVTHGVLHLIGYDHGTAAQKQAMDTVQARAMRK; encoded by the coding sequence GTGCCCGACCGGCACATACGGCTGGCCGCAAGGCGCGCGCTGCTGGCCGCGCGGCGGCGCGGTCGCTTCGCGCTCTCGGTCGCCTTCGTCAGCGATGACGCCATACGGCGACTCAATGCGCGCTACGCCGGCGACGACTATGTGACCGATGTGCTTTCCTTCCCGTCCCTCGAAGGGATCAGCTTTTTTGCCCCGGCGCCAACCGCCGACACGCAGTTGGGCGATATCATCGTGGCGCTGCCACAGGCGGCGCGCCAGGCGCGCGCGGCCGGGCATGCGCTCATACGCGAGGTCGAACTGCTCGTCACACACGGCGTCCTGCACCTGATCGGTTACGACCACGGCACGGCCGCACAGAAACAAGCGATGGATACCGTGCAGGCGCGCGCAATGCGCAAGTAG